In one window of Clarias gariepinus isolate MV-2021 ecotype Netherlands chromosome 10, CGAR_prim_01v2, whole genome shotgun sequence DNA:
- the fgfbp1a gene encoding fibroblast growth factor-binding protein 1: MVHLKGITLILMICVMQHFLQANAQAKKGKGRQKQPPKPTIPTHKHKKSASKLPKDNKALFKGRIGNKDGMQCTWAATESSVEHDGGFVLSITCKNGTGKGLQCQYTAKPRLCPEYTSGVDAFWKQIGRSLKKQKKLCHDSKSLLKARMCRKAPRAAHFALRTATKGDPKPARKNKKKPCQNLNNRQKLAEEYCSSSWSTFCTFIFAMVETEDC, translated from the coding sequence ATGGTACACCTAAAAGGCATCACCCTGATCCTGATGATTTGCGTTATGCAGCACTTCCTGCAGGCGAACGCTCAGGCGAAGAAGGGAAAAGGAAGGCAAAAGCAGCCCCCGAAACCAACCATACCTACTcataaacataagaaaagtgcctCAAAACTCCCAAAAGACAACAAAGCATTATTTAAAGGTCGGATCGGAAACAAAGATGGGATGCAGTGCACGTGGGCAGCCACGGAAAGCAGTGTTGAGCACGATGGTGGATTTGTCTTGAGCATCACCTGCAAAAACGGCACTGGAAAGGGTCTCCAATGTCAGTACACTGCTAAACCCAGGTTGTGTCCCGAGTACACATCTGGTGTTGATGCGTTTTGGAAACAGATCGGCCGCTCTCTCAAGAAGCAGAAGAAGTTATGCCACGACTCTAAATCTCTGCTCAAGGCCAGAATGTGCAGAAAAGCACCGAGGGCTGCACACTTTGCTCTGAGAACTGCGACAAAGGGTGATCCGAAACCTGCGaggaagaacaagaagaagcCGTGCCAAAACCTtaataatagacaaaaactgGCTGAAGAGTATTGCAGCAGCTCCTGGTCTACATTCTGTACCTTCATCTTTGCTATGGTTGAGACTGAGGATTGTTAA